Proteins encoded together in one Thermophilibacter immobilis window:
- the dnaB gene encoding replicative DNA helicase: protein MTSSVDAVMPQDPEAESSVLSAMMISAEALQECLIVLEPDDFYFPSNRTVFMAMREMFEKNAPIDTISLADHLKSTGELERVGGRSFLLGLGNNSLALVGWRRHLEMLHRDTTLRKMINASAQITALAYDAPEDTKEVVDRAEKMLLDVTNRDVHKNEQSLEEIMGELYEELGDLASNNDQPLGVLTGFPRIDECLLGLRPGQMVVIGARPGVGKTSFALNLATNAAVAGASVALFSLEMSKVEIAQRLLAAWSRVGLQEIRSARIRNEQWPQILEATNDLSQLDIMIDDTPGTTVTEIRAKARRILRGKERGIVIVDYLQLISAPSGVRRADSRATEVSEMSRGIKIMAKDLGVPVVALSQLNRTVENRTGKRPQLSDLRESGSIEQDADIVALLDRSMNEDEAAREDRPDMNETTFIIAKNRSGALADVPLTFLPGSTKFVEVDSFHD, encoded by the coding sequence ATGACGTCCTCCGTGGATGCCGTCATGCCGCAGGACCCCGAGGCGGAGTCCTCGGTCCTCTCCGCGATGATGATCTCGGCGGAGGCGCTCCAGGAGTGCCTCATCGTGCTGGAGCCGGACGACTTCTACTTTCCCTCCAACCGCACGGTCTTCATGGCCATGCGCGAGATGTTCGAGAAGAATGCGCCGATAGACACTATATCGCTGGCTGACCACCTCAAGAGCACGGGCGAGCTCGAGCGCGTCGGCGGGCGCAGCTTCCTTCTGGGCCTGGGCAACAACTCACTGGCTCTGGTCGGCTGGCGCCGCCACCTCGAGATGCTCCATCGTGACACGACCCTGCGCAAGATGATCAACGCCTCCGCGCAGATCACCGCCCTGGCCTACGACGCCCCGGAGGACACCAAGGAGGTCGTGGATCGCGCCGAGAAGATGCTTCTGGACGTCACCAACCGCGACGTGCACAAAAACGAGCAGTCTCTCGAGGAGATCATGGGCGAGCTCTACGAGGAGCTCGGGGACTTGGCCTCCAACAACGATCAGCCGCTCGGAGTGCTCACGGGCTTTCCCAGAATCGACGAGTGCCTGCTCGGTCTGCGGCCCGGACAGATGGTCGTCATCGGCGCGCGCCCGGGCGTCGGCAAGACCTCGTTCGCGCTCAACCTGGCCACCAACGCGGCCGTCGCGGGCGCGTCCGTGGCGCTCTTCTCGCTTGAGATGTCCAAGGTGGAGATTGCGCAGCGCCTGCTCGCGGCGTGGTCGCGCGTGGGCCTCCAGGAGATTCGCTCGGCGCGCATCAGAAACGAGCAATGGCCCCAGATTCTCGAGGCCACCAACGATCTCTCCCAGCTCGACATCATGATCGATGACACGCCCGGGACCACCGTCACCGAGATTCGCGCCAAGGCCCGCCGCATCCTGCGCGGCAAGGAGCGCGGGATCGTTATCGTGGACTACCTGCAGCTCATTTCGGCCCCATCGGGCGTCCGCCGCGCGGACTCGCGTGCCACCGAGGTCTCCGAGATGAGCCGCGGCATTAAGATCATGGCCAAGGACTTGGGCGTCCCGGTCGTGGCTCTCTCCCAGCTCAACCGCACGGTCGAGAACCGCACGGGCAAGCGTCCCCAGCTCTCCGACCTGCGCGAGTCTGGCTCCATCGAGCAGGACGCCGACATCGTGGCCCTTCTCGACCGGTCGATGAACGAGGATGAGGCCGCGCGCGAGGACCGGCCGGACATGAACGAGACCACCTTCATCATCGCCAAGAACCGCTCCGGAGCCCTGGCCGACGTGCCCCTCACCTTCCTGCCCGGCTCGACCAAGTTCGTCGAGGTGGACAGCTTCCACGATTAG
- a CDS encoding adenylosuccinate synthase codes for MSATVLVGTQWGDEGKGKVTDLISGDFNVVCRYAGGANAGHTVVANGKKIALHQVPSGVMYKGTYPVIGNGCIVDPEVLLEEIDMLAEQGISAKNLKISGNAHIVMPYHKDLDGAHEKKLGANLIGTTKRGVGPCYMDKMNRTGLRIQDMLDEKIFRQKLDAALAYTNPILEKVYGMPTYTVGQICETYLPYAERIRPYIVESSLFLNEQLEQGRRVLFEGAQATMLDIDHGTYPFVTSSNCTAGGAVTGSGVGPTNIGRVLGIAKAYLTRVGSGPFPTELFDETGDLLGEVGREYGVTTGRKRRCGWYDSVVVNYAARVNGLTDLAITKLDVLGCLDQIKVCVAYECDGIRYTTVPEHQSVFYHAEPVYETLPGWKSDISGVRNFYQLPREAKDYIDFLEQLAGVRVSIITVGPDREQTIDRSWH; via the coding sequence ATGTCGGCAACAGTGCTCGTGGGTACTCAGTGGGGCGACGAGGGCAAGGGAAAGGTCACGGATCTCATCTCGGGAGACTTCAACGTGGTCTGCCGCTACGCGGGTGGTGCCAACGCCGGGCACACCGTGGTGGCCAACGGCAAGAAGATCGCCCTGCACCAGGTCCCCTCCGGCGTCATGTACAAGGGCACCTACCCCGTGATCGGCAACGGCTGCATCGTGGACCCCGAGGTTCTCCTGGAAGAGATAGACATGCTCGCCGAGCAGGGCATCTCCGCCAAGAACCTCAAGATCTCCGGCAACGCCCACATCGTCATGCCCTATCACAAGGACCTCGACGGCGCGCACGAGAAGAAGCTTGGGGCCAACCTCATCGGCACCACCAAGCGTGGCGTGGGACCCTGCTACATGGACAAGATGAACCGCACCGGCCTGCGCATCCAGGACATGCTTGACGAGAAGATCTTCCGCCAGAAGCTTGACGCCGCGCTCGCCTACACCAATCCCATCCTCGAGAAGGTCTACGGGATGCCCACCTACACCGTGGGGCAGATCTGCGAGACCTACCTGCCCTACGCGGAGCGCATCCGTCCCTACATCGTGGAGAGCTCGCTGTTCCTGAACGAGCAACTCGAGCAGGGAAGGCGCGTGCTGTTCGAGGGCGCCCAGGCCACGATGCTCGACATCGACCACGGCACCTACCCGTTCGTGACCTCGTCAAACTGCACCGCCGGCGGGGCCGTGACCGGCTCGGGCGTGGGCCCCACCAACATCGGTCGCGTCCTGGGCATCGCCAAGGCCTACCTCACGCGCGTGGGCTCGGGTCCGTTCCCCACGGAGCTCTTCGACGAGACCGGCGACCTGCTGGGCGAGGTCGGGCGCGAGTACGGCGTCACCACCGGGCGCAAGCGTCGCTGTGGCTGGTACGACTCCGTGGTGGTCAACTACGCCGCCCGCGTGAACGGCCTGACCGACCTGGCCATCACCAAGCTCGATGTCCTGGGCTGCCTGGACCAGATCAAGGTCTGCGTGGCCTACGAGTGCGACGGCATCCGCTATACCACGGTCCCCGAGCACCAGAGCGTCTTCTACCACGCCGAGCCGGTCTACGAGACCCTTCCCGGCTGGAAGTCGGACATCTCCGGCGTGCGCAACTTCTACCAGCTCCCGCGCGAGGCCAAGGACTACATCGACTTCCTCGAGCAGCTCGCCGGCGTGCGCGTCTCCATCATCACGGTGGGGCCGGACCGCGAGCAGACCATCGATCGCTCCTGGCACTAG
- a CDS encoding DegV family protein, with product MSVAVGREGDDRMALRLAEAYRTLAEQGYACVISVHSSAEFSGSLDAARVAAAQVADEVGVETLDSGVASVGTGMLVERLASWRSQGADGPRALAAAHALSRSVRLLVVPTATARLSRRRTRHHHASSLGRTASTLRVRISGERALFLLSRAALTPLARATDLVELTSRLVHAMSAVAATEGALVYALLETGDARAVRAVEKPLDTNEFVSRCLGTAHADESVVETIGAGAVGVAFMPARVYTAPFSELALLGLDSAVQPNQGAEGS from the coding sequence GTGTCCGTCGCCGTGGGGCGCGAGGGCGACGACCGCATGGCACTGCGGCTGGCAGAGGCCTACCGCACTCTGGCGGAGCAGGGGTATGCGTGCGTCATCTCCGTGCACTCCTCTGCGGAGTTCTCCGGGTCCCTCGACGCCGCCCGCGTCGCTGCCGCTCAGGTGGCAGACGAGGTGGGCGTCGAGACGCTGGACTCCGGTGTGGCCTCGGTGGGGACGGGCATGCTCGTGGAGCGGCTTGCATCCTGGCGATCCCAGGGCGCGGACGGGCCTCGCGCGCTTGCGGCCGCCCATGCGCTTTCCAGGAGCGTGCGGCTGCTCGTGGTGCCCACCGCCACGGCTCGGCTCTCGCGCCGACGTACGCGCCACCATCACGCAAGCTCCCTGGGCCGCACCGCCTCCACCCTGCGCGTGAGGATCTCGGGCGAGCGCGCCCTGTTTCTGCTCTCGCGGGCCGCGCTTACCCCCCTCGCCCGCGCGACGGACCTCGTCGAGCTCACGAGCCGTCTCGTCCACGCCATGAGCGCGGTGGCTGCCACCGAGGGCGCGCTCGTCTACGCGCTACTCGAGACGGGCGACGCCCGCGCCGTGCGCGCCGTGGAGAAGCCGCTCGACACCAACGAGTTCGTCTCGCGCTGCCTGGGCACGGCCCACGCTGACGAATCCGTGGTCGAAACGATAGGAGCCGGCGCCGTGGGCGTGGCCTTCATGCCCGCTCGCGTCTATACAGCACCCTTCTCCGAGCTCGCCCTTTTGGGTTTGGACTCGGCGGTCCAGCCAAATCAGGGTGCGGAGGGAAGCTAA
- the purD gene encoding phosphoribosylamine--glycine ligase, which yields MSTTKVNILLLGSGGREHALLAKLVESPRAGELYVAPGNGGTHALASTVELNIESPVAVAAWARSHDVGLVVIGPEAPLVAGVADAVRAAGIACFGPNGNAAQLEGSKKFAKQVMSRAGAPTASYRTFVDESSCADYVARTGAPLVVKADGLAAGKGVIVARTTEEALAGVRECFSGAFGDAGTTVVVEETLDGPECSLLALTDGKTLVPLATSQDHKRALDGDRGPNTGGMGVYSPVPLVTADELAQMVDAERRVIDELASEGITYSGCLYGGFMLTSEGPKVLEFNARFGDPETQVVLPRMKADLVNVFLACDEGTLDPSSVSWNDDWAVSVVLTSAGYPGAYEKGKPITGIACAEKLEGVTVYHAGTLLNEKGDLITNGGRVLDVTAVAPTFEAARAQAYAACGLIDFEGKTYRTDIGLHALQGR from the coding sequence ATGAGCACCACGAAGGTCAACATCCTGCTTCTCGGCTCTGGCGGCCGCGAGCACGCTCTTCTTGCCAAGCTCGTCGAGTCGCCCCGCGCGGGAGAACTCTACGTCGCCCCCGGCAACGGGGGCACGCATGCCCTCGCCTCCACGGTTGAACTCAACATAGAGTCGCCGGTCGCCGTGGCTGCCTGGGCTCGCTCGCACGACGTTGGCCTCGTGGTCATTGGACCGGAGGCCCCGCTCGTGGCCGGCGTCGCCGACGCCGTGCGCGCCGCGGGAATCGCCTGCTTTGGTCCCAACGGCAACGCGGCCCAGCTGGAGGGCTCAAAGAAGTTCGCCAAGCAGGTCATGAGCCGCGCGGGCGCCCCCACGGCCTCCTACCGTACCTTTGTTGACGAGAGCTCCTGCGCCGACTACGTCGCGCGCACGGGTGCGCCGCTCGTGGTCAAGGCAGACGGCTTGGCCGCGGGCAAGGGCGTCATCGTGGCCAGGACCACCGAGGAGGCCCTCGCCGGCGTGCGCGAGTGCTTCTCGGGCGCGTTCGGCGACGCGGGGACCACCGTGGTCGTCGAGGAGACCCTCGACGGTCCCGAGTGCTCGCTTCTCGCCCTCACGGACGGAAAGACCCTCGTGCCGCTGGCCACCTCGCAGGATCACAAGCGCGCGCTCGACGGCGACAGGGGCCCCAACACCGGCGGCATGGGCGTCTACTCCCCAGTTCCCCTGGTCACGGCAGACGAGCTCGCCCAGATGGTCGACGCCGAGAGGCGCGTGATCGACGAGCTGGCCTCAGAGGGCATCACCTACTCGGGCTGTCTCTACGGCGGCTTCATGCTCACCTCCGAGGGCCCCAAGGTCCTGGAGTTCAACGCGCGCTTTGGCGACCCCGAGACCCAGGTGGTCCTGCCGCGCATGAAGGCCGACCTCGTAAACGTGTTTCTCGCCTGTGACGAGGGGACGCTCGACCCAAGCTCCGTCTCGTGGAACGACGACTGGGCTGTCTCGGTGGTCCTTACGAGTGCGGGCTACCCGGGTGCCTACGAGAAGGGCAAACCCATCACCGGCATCGCGTGCGCCGAGAAGCTTGAGGGCGTCACCGTCTATCACGCCGGCACCCTCCTCAACGAGAAAGGCGACCTCATCACCAACGGTGGCCGCGTGCTCGACGTCACGGCGGTGGCACCTACGTTCGAGGCCGCCCGCGCCCAGGCGTACGCCGCCTGCGGGCTGATTGACTTCGAGGGCAAGACCTATCGCACCGACATCGGCCTGCATGCCCTACAGGGTCGTTAA
- a CDS encoding NUDIX domain-containing protein produces the protein MSESKSVSTDPSRADFGAAVDDMRDSVAAFTYDGDRSTQDHLSGAPERRGLVLGDQDPRDAALAEKVLSEDLAWTGRIFNVDRLRVELPDGRSATRDVVRHPGAVAIVALTDEGRICLVRQYRTAIGRVTVEIPAGKLEPGEDPLECAGRELLEETGMRAEKIAFLTTIATSDGFCDELIHLYMATGLTFSQSSPDADEFINVDLVNVGELIDAVLDGRIEDAKTVVGALLCDAIARRLADESSK, from the coding sequence ATGTCCGAGAGCAAGAGTGTCAGCACTGACCCCTCGCGCGCCGACTTTGGCGCGGCCGTGGACGACATGAGAGACTCGGTGGCAGCCTTCACCTATGACGGGGACCGCTCGACGCAGGATCACCTGTCGGGTGCCCCCGAGAGGCGCGGTCTCGTGCTTGGTGACCAGGACCCGCGCGACGCCGCCCTTGCCGAGAAGGTCCTCTCCGAGGACCTCGCCTGGACCGGTCGCATCTTCAACGTCGATCGCCTGCGCGTGGAGCTGCCCGACGGTCGCAGCGCCACGCGTGACGTGGTCCGTCATCCCGGTGCCGTTGCCATCGTGGCGCTCACGGACGAGGGCCGCATCTGCCTCGTGCGGCAGTACCGTACGGCGATTGGACGCGTGACCGTGGAGATTCCCGCGGGCAAGCTCGAGCCGGGGGAGGACCCGCTCGAGTGCGCGGGCCGCGAGCTCCTGGAGGAGACAGGCATGCGCGCCGAAAAAATCGCCTTTCTTACTACGATTGCCACCTCGGACGGGTTCTGTGACGAGCTCATCCACCTCTACATGGCTACGGGCCTCACATTCTCCCAGTCCAGCCCGGATGCCGATGAGTTCATCAACGTGGATCTGGTCAACGTGGGCGAGCTCATCGACGCCGTTTTGGACGGCCGCATCGAGGATGCCAAGACCGTGGTGGGCGCGCTTCTGTGCGACGCCATAGCGCGGCGCCTTGCTGACGAAAGTAGTAAGTAA